From Hippea alviniae EP5-r, one genomic window encodes:
- a CDS encoding formylglycine-generating enzyme family protein — protein MRRLVFLLVAIIFSLHNNAFALEYQNAQVKQDGNYLVFYYDLIGNPNQEAVVGIEIKTPDGKIYTTRNLHLQGDIGLVNVGNNKRIYWDVFKDFPKGLPANSKWSLLVRPTHYTNALGMKFVYIPGGCFMMGANPNDKLARKDEKPQHKVCLSGYFIGQYEVTNKQFWMFDPKHDSGSSKLYTLDKPNQPVVNVSWDEVQQYIKWLIAKTGEVYRLPTEAEWEYAARAGLKRDTYWTNPKDACKYANVYDETAYNKLNKYKVSKKHFPCKDGYVGTAPVGSFLPNNFGLYDMLGNAAEWCYDTYYNKAYKYMNNKKDPVYITPYILVKVVRGGNWFNAFEDNRLSARSNYLPGLREEFIGFRLVLEP, from the coding sequence ATGAGAAGGCTTGTTTTTCTTTTAGTAGCAATTATATTTAGTCTTCATAATAACGCTTTTGCTTTAGAGTATCAAAATGCTCAGGTTAAACAAGACGGCAATTACTTGGTTTTTTACTACGACCTTATAGGTAATCCCAATCAGGAAGCTGTTGTTGGCATAGAAATAAAAACACCGGATGGCAAGATATACACAACACGAAACCTGCACTTGCAGGGAGATATAGGCCTTGTAAATGTTGGTAACAACAAGAGAATATACTGGGATGTCTTTAAAGATTTCCCAAAGGGTTTGCCTGCCAACTCAAAATGGTCTTTGCTTGTAAGACCAACCCACTATACAAACGCCTTAGGCATGAAGTTTGTTTATATACCTGGTGGATGCTTCATGATGGGAGCAAACCCAAATGATAAGTTAGCAAGAAAAGACGAAAAACCACAGCACAAGGTTTGTTTAAGTGGATATTTTATAGGACAATATGAAGTAACAAACAAACAATTTTGGATGTTTGACCCAAAACATGACAGTGGAAGCAGTAAACTATACACACTTGATAAACCCAATCAGCCTGTTGTTAATGTATCATGGGACGAAGTTCAACAATATATAAAGTGGCTTATAGCAAAAACCGGTGAAGTTTATAGGTTGCCAACCGAAGCAGAGTGGGAATATGCAGCACGAGCAGGCCTAAAAAGAGACACATACTGGACAAACCCAAAAGATGCATGCAAATATGCCAATGTTTACGACGAGACAGCCTACAATAAACTAAACAAATACAAGGTTTCAAAAAAGCATTTCCCATGCAAAGATGGTTATGTAGGAACAGCACCCGTAGGAAGTTTCCTACCTAACAACTTTGGGCTATACGACATGTTGGGCAATGCTGCAGAGTGGTGCTATGACACCTATTACAATAAAGCATACAAATACATGAACAACAAGAAAGACCCTGTATATATAACACCTTACATCTTAGTAAAGGTAGTAAGAGGTGGCAACTGGTTTAACGCCTTTGAAGACAACAGACTCTCAGCTCGAAGCAATTATCTGCCGGGTTTAAGGGAAGAGTTTATTGGTTTTAGGCTCGTCTTAGAACCTTAA
- a CDS encoding ATP-binding protein, giving the protein MIEDRFTLEKENLEKALLFTDKACKIINNERLCYRFRLIYEELITNVFFHATKLNATYTNVKAELDKDTIILIIEYDGGEFDPTKYKTKENKLPLKERKEGGLGLFLVFNFAKKLSYERVNGMNILKINI; this is encoded by the coding sequence ATGATAGAAGATAGATTTACTTTAGAGAAGGAAAACTTGGAAAAAGCACTTCTGTTTACCGATAAGGCTTGTAAAATAATAAACAATGAGAGATTATGCTATCGCTTTAGACTGATCTATGAAGAGCTAATTACAAATGTTTTCTTTCACGCAACAAAACTCAACGCAACATATACAAATGTAAAAGCAGAGTTAGACAAAGACACAATAATCTTAATTATCGAATACGATGGCGGTGAATTTGACCCGACAAAGTATAAAACAAAAGAGAACAAATTACCTTTAAAAGAGAGAAAAGAAGGCGGGCTTGGTCTGTTTCTCGTATTCAACTTTGCAAAAAAACTGTCATACGAAAGAGTAAACGGAATGAACATTCTAAAGATAAACATATAA
- a CDS encoding STAS domain-containing protein — translation MGVNFETKDNKLTISIEGSLDSLNAEEIYKEVENQLNSFEGDIIFDLEKLEYISSAGLQVLLMAAKKVDAKGFSAYISKPKSMVDEVLKISGFYSFLKKME, via the coding sequence ATGGGGGTTAATTTCGAAACAAAAGATAACAAACTCACAATATCGATAGAAGGAAGTCTCGACTCTTTGAATGCCGAAGAGATATACAAAGAAGTAGAAAATCAGCTAAACTCTTTTGAAGGTGATATCATTTTTGACCTTGAAAAACTTGAATATATAAGCTCAGCAGGCCTTCAGGTTCTTCTCATGGCAGCAAAAAAGGTTGACGCCAAAGGATTTTCAGCCTATATCTCAAAACCAAAAAGCATGGTCGATGAAGTGTTAAAAATCTCTGGATTTTACTCGTTTTTAAAAAAGATGGAATAA
- a CDS encoding sialidase family protein: protein MILAKKEKGRYKAFPTVVKVEDKIIVAYRDGETEITKPHGKNGKVKILKSKNLKEWTEFDTPFNDNELDAILSGPFDDEIILVTRSFEYKKRNESYVSRFKIDSLPTERSKVQIENVVLSAFFGHMFEFEGELIASAYGLIDGVPLPLVLSSSDKGKSWKFKSVVASKDFEPKLNEMSIANLNDRFIAVIRSYTDTYDLFCSFSDDLIRWSKPRKLDFVGHAPSLRSLSDGRVCMSFRDLNESLPGFGLAITEDGRKWERIKIGSYTGGLYEGGYTDFVELDDGRLFVVYYTCDEDNEPWIEGKVISLR from the coding sequence ATGATTTTGGCAAAGAAGGAAAAGGGCAGATATAAAGCGTTTCCGACTGTTGTAAAGGTTGAAGATAAGATAATTGTTGCCTATAGAGATGGAGAAACTGAAATTACAAAACCGCACGGCAAGAATGGCAAAGTAAAAATTTTGAAAAGTAAGAATCTTAAAGAGTGGACAGAATTTGACACGCCGTTTAACGATAATGAGCTTGATGCTATACTTTCCGGTCCTTTTGATGATGAAATTATTTTGGTTACGAGAAGTTTTGAGTACAAAAAGAGAAATGAAAGTTATGTTTCGAGATTTAAAATAGATAGTCTGCCTACAGAAAGAAGTAAAGTCCAGATAGAAAATGTTGTTTTAAGCGCATTTTTTGGCCATATGTTTGAGTTTGAAGGAGAACTTATAGCTTCGGCTTATGGTTTGATTGATGGTGTTCCCTTACCTTTGGTTTTGTCGTCTTCTGACAAAGGAAAAAGCTGGAAATTTAAAAGTGTCGTAGCAAGTAAAGATTTTGAGCCAAAACTGAATGAGATGTCCATAGCGAACTTGAATGATAGGTTTATAGCTGTAATTAGATCTTACACTGATACCTATGACCTTTTTTGCTCTTTTAGTGATGATTTAATCCGCTGGAGCAAGCCAAGAAAGCTTGATTTTGTTGGTCATGCGCCGAGTTTAAGAAGTTTATCAGATGGCAGAGTCTGTATGTCGTTTAGGGATTTAAATGAATCTCTGCCAGGATTTGGTTTGGCTATAACAGAAGATGGCAGAAAATGGGAAAGAATTAAAATAGGAAGTTATACTGGCGGTTTATACGAGGGTGGATATACGGACTTTGTTGAGCTTGATGATGGCAGACTTTTTGTTGTTTATTACACCTGTGATGAGGATAATGAGCCATGGATAGAAGGAAAAGTTATATCTCTAAGATAG
- a CDS encoding aldo/keto reductase: MDRRKSYISKIGIGTAQFGMDYGINNRSGKVSEGEVYKILTYALEVGIDLLDTASSYGKAEVVLGSFDDIDRFKIISKFLDNEEPELSLKKSLKRLNVKNIYALLAHRFESIKDNSVLDKLKDLKRKGLVKKIGASLYYPYELEYILKNSIDIDLIQVPYNVFDRRFEKYFPVLKEKGIEIHTRSAFLQGLFFIKSENLHSWFDSVKDKIKLIQEYADKKGVELSKLLLVWVLRNDFVDKVIIGVDSYEQFLSNIDLNDEVFELVDFLDDFSVNDEKIIVPSLWRLK; the protein is encoded by the coding sequence ATGGATAGAAGGAAAAGTTATATCTCTAAGATAGGCATAGGCACCGCCCAGTTTGGTATGGATTACGGTATAAACAACCGCTCGGGTAAGGTTTCTGAAGGTGAAGTCTATAAAATACTAACCTATGCTTTAGAAGTGGGTATTGACCTTTTGGACACGGCTTCAAGCTATGGAAAAGCCGAAGTTGTATTGGGTAGTTTTGATGATATAGATAGATTTAAAATTATTTCGAAGTTTTTAGATAATGAAGAACCAGAATTGAGCTTAAAAAAGAGCTTGAAAAGGTTGAATGTAAAAAATATTTATGCGCTTTTGGCTCACAGATTTGAATCTATTAAAGACAATAGTGTTTTGGATAAACTCAAGGATTTAAAAAGAAAAGGGTTGGTTAAAAAAATTGGAGCTTCTCTTTATTATCCTTATGAACTTGAGTATATTTTGAAAAACAGTATTGACATTGACTTAATTCAAGTGCCCTATAATGTGTTTGATAGAAGATTTGAAAAATACTTTCCCGTTTTAAAGGAAAAGGGTATCGAAATTCACACAAGGTCGGCTTTTTTGCAGGGTTTGTTTTTTATAAAGTCAGAGAATCTGCATAGTTGGTTTGATAGTGTTAAGGATAAGATAAAGTTAATACAAGAATATGCCGATAAAAAGGGAGTAGAGTTATCTAAGCTTCTGCTTGTATGGGTTTTGAGAAATGATTTTGTTGACAAAGTAATTATTGGAGTTGACTCATATGAGCAATTTTTGAGTAATATTGATTTAAATGATGAAGTTTTTGAGCTTGTTGATTTTTTGGATGATTTTTCTGTTAATGATGAGAAAATAATAGTTCCATCATTATGGAGACTAAAATGA
- a CDS encoding SDR family oxidoreductase, whose translation MNVMDSFRLDGRVAVITGGYGHLGKAMSMALKEANAKVFVAGRNKEKFLNAFNDTDIKFVEMDILNTKSIKNAFETIASKDNKIDILINNAVNLAWGDAFMDDKTWNSGVDGVLSSVFRCIREVVEFMKNGGSIINISSMYGFVSPDFRIYKGFENYTNPPHYGAAKAGVIQLTKYYAVRLAPKIRVNCISPGPFPSKEVQKSKGFIENLKNKVPLGRIGLPDELKGAVVFLASDASSFITGHNLIVDGGWTIW comes from the coding sequence ATGAATGTCATGGATAGTTTTAGGCTTGATGGCAGGGTAGCTGTTATTACAGGTGGGTATGGACATCTTGGAAAAGCTATGAGTATGGCTTTGAAAGAAGCAAATGCTAAAGTTTTTGTTGCTGGAAGAAATAAAGAAAAGTTTTTGAATGCTTTCAATGACACCGACATTAAATTCGTAGAAATGGATATTTTAAATACGAAAAGTATCAAAAATGCATTTGAAACTATTGCTTCGAAAGATAACAAAATAGACATTCTCATCAACAACGCCGTAAACCTTGCTTGGGGTGATGCATTCATGGATGATAAGACTTGGAATAGTGGCGTTGATGGTGTTTTGAGTAGTGTTTTTAGGTGCATTAGAGAAGTTGTTGAGTTTATGAAAAATGGTGGGAGTATAATTAATATCTCATCGATGTATGGTTTTGTCTCACCAGATTTTAGAATCTATAAAGGCTTTGAAAACTACACAAACCCGCCGCATTACGGTGCTGCAAAAGCAGGAGTCATTCAATTGACTAAATATTACGCAGTAAGACTTGCTCCAAAGATAAGGGTAAACTGCATATCACCAGGGCCTTTCCCGTCTAAAGAAGTGCAAAAGTCAAAAGGCTTTATTGAAAATCTAAAGAATAAGGTGCCTTTGGGCAGAATTGGTTTACCTGATGAGCTAAAAGGTGCTGTGGTGTTCTTGGCGTCTGATGCTTCATCGTTTATAACAGGACATAATTTGATTGTTGATGGTGGGTGGACAATATGGTGA
- a CDS encoding cytidylyltransferase domain-containing protein, translating into MVKNERVVAFIVARLSSSRLPKKHLKMIGDRRMIDWTIYFTKQIKHLDEIVIATTNEEENRELVGVAKEHNINIFLYDGDVDDVVGRLTKAAIEFDADVPVLVSGDCPLIWPDATNRRIEKISEDKELDYVGFCQKDGKYPIHSSVGVFRKKAWILADKLSNKSNLREHHFPIIGLKKDLFKIDCILCDDIFYKINHRISVDTLADLEFMNAVFNELKKRGKGFSLRDVVELLSEKPELMEINKDVHQIRIDERPKKALFIVESDESLNLFFDIAYDLTKKGMGVRFYSKHRNIKDSIISKGFGVIENIEKAKYDFVISDKKMNYECPDASGVRNL; encoded by the coding sequence ATGGTGAAAAATGAAAGAGTTGTTGCATTTATAGTCGCAAGACTTTCATCGTCGAGATTACCTAAAAAGCATCTTAAAATGATAGGCGACAGAAGAATGATAGATTGGACTATTTACTTTACAAAACAAATTAAACACTTAGATGAGATAGTAATAGCCACAACGAACGAAGAAGAGAATCGAGAGCTTGTTGGTGTAGCAAAAGAGCACAATATAAATATCTTTCTCTACGATGGAGATGTTGATGATGTTGTGGGAAGACTTACAAAAGCCGCGATAGAGTTTGACGCTGATGTTCCAGTTTTGGTTAGTGGAGATTGCCCTTTAATATGGCCTGATGCAACAAACAGAAGGATTGAAAAAATTTCGGAAGATAAAGAACTTGATTATGTTGGTTTTTGTCAGAAAGATGGCAAGTATCCGATTCATTCAAGTGTAGGTGTTTTTAGAAAAAAAGCATGGATTTTGGCTGATAAATTATCGAACAAGTCCAATTTAAGGGAGCATCATTTTCCTATTATAGGATTAAAGAAAGATTTATTTAAGATTGATTGTATTTTGTGTGATGATATTTTTTATAAGATAAATCATAGAATTTCTGTGGATACGCTTGCTGATTTGGAGTTTATGAATGCCGTATTCAATGAACTTAAAAAACGGGGTAAAGGTTTCAGTTTAAGAGATGTGGTGGAATTGTTGAGTGAAAAACCGGAACTTATGGAAATAAACAAGGATGTGCATCAGATAAGAATAGATGAGAGACCTAAAAAGGCTCTATTTATTGTTGAAAGCGATGAAAGTCTAAATTTATTTTTTGATATAGCTTACGATTTAACGAAGAAGGGAATGGGTGTTAGATTTTATTCAAAACATAGGAATATCAAAGATAGTATTATTTCAAAAGGTTTTGGGGTTATAGAGAACATTGAAAAGGCAAAATATGACTTTGTTATCAGTGATAAAAAGATGAATTATGAGTGCCCAGATGCTTCCGGGGTGAGAAACTTATAG
- a CDS encoding N-acetylneuraminate synthase family protein, translated as MDKVKFIAEVSSNHNGDLDRCLRFVEAAKDCSCDGVKFQLFKIEELFVPEILTKSEEHRKRKKWELPIEFLPEISRKCKELSIEFICTPFYLDAVDELEPYVDAYKIASYELLWHDLFRKCAKTGKPAIISTGMATLDEVKSAVNVLVKEGCNDITVLQCTSSYPTPPEQCNLSAIETMRKAIKVPKGVNLKFGWSDHSVNEGVILRAIHKWNVQMVEFHFDLEGEGEEFGFGHCWLPDRVRRMIQMVKDGFLADGDGKKEPQPNEIDERLWRADPEDGLRPLKKIRSQF; from the coding sequence ATGGATAAGGTCAAATTCATTGCTGAGGTTTCCAGTAATCATAATGGAGATTTGGATAGATGTTTAAGGTTTGTGGAAGCAGCCAAAGATTGCAGTTGTGATGGTGTCAAGTTTCAGCTATTTAAGATTGAAGAGCTGTTTGTTCCTGAAATACTCACAAAGAGTGAAGAACACAGGAAGAGAAAGAAATGGGAATTACCCATTGAATTTTTACCCGAAATATCAAGGAAGTGTAAAGAGCTTAGCATAGAGTTTATCTGCACACCTTTTTATCTTGATGCTGTTGATGAGTTAGAGCCTTATGTTGATGCTTATAAGATAGCATCTTATGAACTTTTGTGGCATGATTTGTTTAGAAAATGTGCAAAGACTGGCAAGCCTGCGATAATTTCAACAGGTATGGCGACTCTCGATGAAGTCAAGTCGGCTGTTAATGTTTTAGTTAAAGAAGGTTGCAATGACATAACCGTTCTCCAATGTACTTCAAGTTATCCTACACCGCCAGAACAGTGCAATCTATCCGCCATTGAAACTATGAGAAAAGCTATAAAAGTGCCAAAAGGTGTAAATCTTAAATTTGGTTGGTCTGACCACTCTGTGAATGAAGGCGTGATTTTAAGGGCGATTCATAAGTGGAATGTTCAAATGGTTGAGTTTCATTTTGATTTGGAAGGTGAAGGTGAAGAGTTCGGCTTTGGTCATTGTTGGCTACCTGATAGGGTAAGAAGGATGATTCAGATGGTAAAGGATGGTTTTTTAGCCGATGGAGATGGTAAAAAGGAGCCGCAGCCAAATGAAATAGATGAGAGACTCTGGCGAGCAGACCCAGAAGACGGCTTAAGGCCACTAAAGAAAATAAGAAGTCAGTTTTAA
- a CDS encoding ATP-binding protein produces MKFYDRKPELSILKRAKELSEKSSIMTFVIGRRRVGKTRLIKEAFKDDNLVYFFCIKKE; encoded by the coding sequence GTGAAGTTTTATGATAGAAAACCCGAATTAAGTATCTTAAAAAGAGCAAAAGAGCTGTCTGAAAAATCGTCTATTATGACCTTTGTAATAGGCAGAAGAAGGGTGGGTAAAACTCGATTGATAAAAGAAGCTTTTAAGGACGACAATTTAGTGTATTTTTTTTGTATCAAAAAAGAATGA
- a CDS encoding ATP-binding protein, with product MMISRRRQINLAIDELQEFMSINPSIYSEMQNVWDSYRENSRVNLILSGSIYSIMHKIFEDNKEPLYGRADKKIVLYPFDVNTLKEIYKDYEKFDPYNFISFYAITGGIAKYVELLCKEQSLKFDEMIDTVISDGSFFLSKGRDVLIDEFGKDYHNYFSILSLIANSKTSRSEIESILEKSVGGYLENLEKEYMIIKKIRPVFSKEKTKNIKYVIDDNFLNFWFRFVYRNSSAVEIKNFDYVKRYIKENFNTFLGKVLERYFKEKLMLSGRFSYIGSYWDEKGENEIDIVALNEMEKHVLIAEVKMNKDRININTLKRKAEKIFPYLKGYEIEYKGFSLEDV from the coding sequence ATGATGATAAGCAGAAGAAGACAGATAAACCTTGCGATAGACGAACTTCAGGAATTTATGAGTATAAATCCGTCTATATATTCCGAGATGCAGAATGTATGGGATTCATATAGAGAAAATAGCAGGGTTAACCTTATTTTGTCTGGTTCTATATATTCTATCATGCACAAGATTTTTGAAGATAACAAAGAACCTTTGTATGGAAGGGCGGATAAAAAGATAGTTCTTTATCCTTTCGATGTAAATACACTGAAAGAAATATATAAGGACTACGAAAAATTTGACCCATACAATTTTATAAGCTTTTACGCCATTACCGGCGGTATAGCAAAGTATGTTGAATTGCTATGTAAAGAACAATCTTTAAAATTTGATGAAATGATTGATACGGTAATTTCTGACGGCTCGTTTTTCTTGAGCAAAGGAAGAGATGTTCTCATAGATGAGTTTGGGAAGGATTATCATAACTATTTTTCAATTTTATCTTTAATAGCCAACTCAAAAACATCAAGGAGCGAAATTGAAAGTATTTTAGAAAAAAGTGTCGGTGGCTATCTTGAAAATCTTGAAAAGGAATACATGATAATCAAGAAAATACGCCCAGTGTTTTCTAAGGAAAAGACAAAAAATATTAAATATGTTATAGACGATAACTTCCTGAATTTCTGGTTTAGATTTGTATATAGAAACTCATCCGCCGTAGAGATAAAAAATTTTGATTATGTAAAGAGATATATAAAAGAAAACTTTAACACCTTTTTGGGTAAAGTTTTGGAGAGATATTTTAAAGAAAAGCTAATGCTTTCTGGCAGATTTTCGTATATAGGCTCTTACTGGGATGAAAAGGGAGAGAATGAGATTGATATAGTTGCTTTAAACGAGATGGAAAAGCATGTCTTGATTGCGGAAGTTAAAATGAATAAAGACAGAATAAACATAAACACCTTAAAGCGAAAAGCGGAAAAAATTTTTCCTTATTTAAAAGGGTATGAAATAGAATATAAAGGTTTTAGTTTAGAAGATGTATAA
- a CDS encoding ATP-grasp domain-containing protein, with protein sequence MISQKDIIVSVGAGKNQIPLIKEIRKQGYKCLSFDRNKNAEGFLISDYYAPISSYDFRSIIEYIEKNGFADRLAGVLTRSTGMPVYSTAMIAKHFNLKYITPEIAKLLTDKSLLIRKLNELNIPSPKLIISDGSIPDDVEFPVFVKPSKTIKSHAGMSLCFNEFELKEAIAKAVAVSDNGKANIEEYLTGYDIVSIDFVNNGKIFHVCYLGELNKGKPDFVGAGWYIPPEDFTFAVKKTVHKFVEELSIKNGFFQIATKVSKDFQHAKIYEIHGEIGGDYTSDVFIPSCFDGYNLFKENINFVLGKPLEKTKLKKKCAIIFDCNQKGRYEIACFKGWKELLKFVGTKRQEGIYFCNDD encoded by the coding sequence ATGATAAGCCAAAAAGACATAATTGTGAGTGTTGGAGCTGGTAAGAATCAAATCCCATTAATAAAAGAAATACGTAAGCAAGGTTATAAGTGTTTATCGTTCGATAGAAATAAAAATGCCGAAGGGTTTTTAATATCAGACTATTATGCTCCTATAAGTTCTTATGATTTTAGGAGCATAATTGAGTATATAGAGAAGAATGGTTTTGCCGATAGGCTTGCTGGTGTGTTAACAAGGTCAACAGGTATGCCAGTTTACTCTACTGCCATGATAGCGAAACATTTTAACCTGAAATATATAACTCCAGAAATAGCGAAGCTTTTAACAGACAAATCTTTATTAATAAGAAAACTAAATGAGTTGAACATTCCGTCCCCCAAGTTAATAATTAGTGATGGTTCTATACCGGATGATGTTGAATTTCCCGTTTTTGTTAAGCCGTCAAAAACAATTAAGTCACATGCTGGAATGTCGTTGTGCTTTAATGAGTTTGAACTGAAAGAAGCAATAGCTAAAGCTGTAGCAGTATCTGACAATGGAAAGGCTAACATCGAAGAATATTTAACTGGCTATGATATTGTTTCTATAGATTTTGTTAATAATGGAAAAATTTTTCATGTTTGCTACTTAGGAGAGCTAAATAAGGGCAAACCTGATTTTGTTGGTGCTGGCTGGTATATTCCACCTGAAGATTTTACTTTTGCAGTAAAGAAGACTGTTCATAAGTTTGTTGAGGAGCTCAGTATAAAGAATGGTTTTTTTCAGATAGCTACGAAAGTAAGCAAAGATTTTCAGCATGCCAAAATATATGAAATTCATGGAGAGATAGGTGGTGATTACACTTCTGATGTTTTTATACCTTCATGTTTCGATGGATACAATTTATTTAAGGAGAATATAAACTTTGTTTTAGGTAAACCTTTGGAAAAAACAAAACTCAAAAAGAAGTGCGCTATTATTTTTGATTGTAATCAGAAGGGAAGGTATGAAATAGCTTGTTTTAAAGGTTGGAAAGAGCTCCTGAAATTTGTGGGAACCAAGCGACAGGAAGGAATATATTTCTGTAATGATGATTAA
- a CDS encoding class I SAM-dependent methyltransferase, producing MKGVNIDLGSGDKGFSEYCKSIEIISYPCDYPNFDIEKDSIPHESESVDFITMNAVIEHVENPSNILSESFRVLKKGGFIFIRTPNWKMDWKDFYNDPTHVKPYSPETLKNTLELFNFDVIFLEPGLIEKSWFWKLPNFLKWKIAAIIKGGTKSIIAVGKK from the coding sequence TTGAAAGGCGTAAACATAGATTTAGGAAGCGGTGATAAAGGGTTTAGTGAATATTGCAAGAGTATAGAAATAATTTCTTATCCATGTGATTATCCTAACTTTGATATAGAAAAGGATTCTATTCCTCACGAAAGTGAGAGTGTAGATTTTATTACAATGAATGCAGTCATAGAACATGTAGAAAATCCAAGTAATATTCTTAGTGAATCATTTAGAGTTTTGAAAAAAGGAGGGTTTATTTTTATAAGAACTCCTAATTGGAAAATGGATTGGAAAGATTTTTATAACGATCCTACGCATGTAAAGCCTTATTCGCCCGAGACATTAAAAAACACATTAGAATTATTCAATTTTGATGTTATTTTTCTGGAGCCAGGATTGATTGAAAAAAGTTGGTTTTGGAAATTGCCTAATTTTTTAAAGTGGAAAATAGCGGCAATAATAAAAGGTGGAACTAAATCTATTATAGCGGTAGGTAAAAAATGA
- a CDS encoding transketolase: MKGISNKIRKHLLMSIYHAGSGHPGGSLSVVDILAYLYFEEMNIKSPDDPERDRFILSKGHACPALYAVLALKGFISRRELWRLRETNALLQGHPEVGIPGIEVASGSLGQGFSAALGIALGAKRLNKKFRTYVILGDGECNEGQVWEGAMFGAFHKLDNLVAIVDYNNLQSDNTCDNVTALSPLVDKWKVFGWHVIEIDGHNFEQIRNAFREAKSVKGKPTCIIAHTIKGKGVSFMENNPAWHGSRGLTKEELLQALKELKS, translated from the coding sequence ATGAAAGGAATTTCTAATAAAATTAGGAAGCATTTACTTATGTCTATCTACCACGCTGGTTCTGGTCATCCTGGCGGTTCTTTATCTGTCGTTGATATTCTGGCTTATCTTTACTTTGAAGAAATGAACATAAAAAGCCCTGATGACCCTGAAAGGGATAGATTTATTTTGTCTAAAGGCCATGCATGTCCTGCTTTGTATGCTGTTTTGGCTCTAAAAGGATTTATATCTAGAAGAGAATTATGGAGACTTAGAGAAACTAATGCTCTGCTTCAGGGCCATCCAGAAGTTGGCATTCCCGGAATTGAAGTTGCTTCTGGTTCTTTGGGTCAGGGTTTTTCTGCTGCTTTAGGTATTGCACTTGGAGCAAAAAGACTGAATAAAAAATTTAGAACCTATGTTATTTTGGGTGATGGTGAGTGCAACGAAGGTCAAGTGTGGGAAGGTGCAATGTTTGGAGCCTTTCATAAGCTTGACAATCTTGTCGCAATTGTAGATTACAACAACCTTCAAAGCGACAATACCTGTGATAATGTTACGGCTTTGTCTCCATTGGTTGATAAATGGAAAGTATTTGGATGGCATGTTATTGAGATAGATGGGCATAATTTTGAACAGATAAGAAACGCGTTTAGGGAGGCAAAATCTGTAAAAGGTAAGCCAACCTGCATCATTGCCCATACCATAAAAGGCAAGGGTGTTTCTTTTATGGAGAATAATCCTGCATGGCACGGCAGTAGAGGGCTAACAAAAGAAGAGTTGTTGCAGGCGTTAAAGGAGCTGAAGTCGTGA